The following proteins are encoded in a genomic region of Reichenbachiella sp.:
- a CDS encoding HutD family protein codes for MTIQHLKPDPSKVISWAKGTSQELFIYPPASDFQKRDFLFRISLATVEAEASDFTPLPGIQRTLMLLKGEHTLRHRGHHTKRLFPFDQDTFQGEWQTSSQGQATNFNLMCRSGASGTLKYLKGNAGEQIACEIQDAIVLIYVYSGRVSCEAASLQVGECLVIENGNKLKLTYLESSDLILASVSIMV; via the coding sequence ATGACAATCCAGCACCTAAAACCAGACCCATCAAAAGTAATCTCTTGGGCCAAAGGCACCAGCCAGGAATTGTTTATCTATCCGCCAGCATCCGACTTTCAAAAAAGAGACTTTTTATTCCGAATCAGTTTGGCCACGGTAGAAGCTGAAGCCAGCGATTTCACTCCATTGCCTGGTATTCAAAGAACGCTGATGTTGCTGAAAGGTGAGCATACTTTGAGGCATAGAGGCCATCATACCAAACGACTGTTTCCTTTTGATCAGGATACCTTTCAAGGCGAATGGCAAACCTCCAGCCAAGGCCAAGCCACCAATTTCAATTTGATGTGTCGTTCTGGCGCTTCAGGAACTCTAAAGTATTTGAAAGGAAATGCCGGAGAACAGATTGCTTGCGAAATACAAGATGCAATCGTATTGATTTATGTCTATTCGGGAAGAGTATCTTGTGAAGCCGCGTCCTTACAAGTAGGGGAATGTCTTGTCATTGAAAATGGGAATAAACTTAAATTGACATATTTGGAATCGAGTGATTTGATTCTGGCGTCTGTAAGTATCATGGTCTAG
- a CDS encoding TonB-dependent receptor: MKNYFSAMAVLLLMMMSWAASAQQTVSGTIVDQQTKEAIPGVNVIIKGSATGTVTDVMGKFQLQAAAEDQLMISYLGYESVALKATPNIGAVELKQSSIELNQVVVSASREVQKRSETPVAISSLSAKQIEEAHATSTDQLLNKTPGVYMVDLGNEQHSMSIRQPLSYKSLFLYLEDGVPVRTTGVFNHNALIEMNMGAFKNIEVIRGPASSLYGSEAIGGAVNFITLNPTASLLAKASLQANNLGYKRGDLIFSDTYGKVGVLASVNYADRKDGYRAHSDYEKLAMTLKATMPLSEKAFWSNSLTYVNYRSDMTGSLDSASFYNQEYSSFQTFTDRAVDALRFKSALDYYWDRGAKSSATLFYRNNSVKQNPSYRIKDDYSPWGNPGGDPNLAHSEVNDNAFNSYGLILQHKELLNFMNAAITGGASLDYSPSSYEANYISIYKSDEGVYERFTPTDSVLTNYETKLINYAGYMQFDINPLDRLRLTAAVRYDRFTYVYNNHLPSTAFSGAPDETNHFNAFTPKLGLTYDFGAGSGIYANYSQGFVPPQVSELYRGVQVPTLEPAVFSNYEIGGWFALFTKASLDLAVYQLNGQDEIINVRQPSGDYANENAGETSHRGVEYGLNYQPIPSLHIRVSGTNAQHTFKDYVESGVDFSDNEMATAPSWITNGEITYRPGFIKGFRIGVEWQHVDEYYMDAANTATYEGFDIFHLRMGYEIKGVEAWLNIMNVTDKLYATNSSKSAWGTNYNPGDPRTFNVGLAYKFQK; encoded by the coding sequence ATGAAAAATTATTTCAGCGCAATGGCTGTGCTCTTACTTATGATGATGAGTTGGGCTGCTAGTGCCCAACAAACCGTATCTGGAACTATTGTAGACCAACAAACTAAGGAAGCGATTCCAGGAGTAAACGTAATCATAAAAGGAAGTGCCACAGGTACTGTCACAGATGTGATGGGCAAATTTCAGCTACAGGCAGCTGCAGAAGATCAGTTGATGATCTCCTATTTGGGCTATGAATCTGTAGCGTTAAAAGCTACGCCAAACATTGGGGCCGTAGAACTTAAACAGTCATCCATTGAACTCAATCAAGTGGTGGTTTCGGCCAGTAGAGAAGTACAAAAAAGATCCGAAACACCGGTGGCTATTTCGAGCTTGTCGGCCAAGCAAATAGAAGAAGCACATGCGACTAGTACGGATCAGTTGCTCAACAAAACACCTGGTGTCTACATGGTAGATCTAGGCAATGAGCAGCATAGCATGTCTATTCGACAACCTTTGAGCTATAAGAGTTTATTTCTTTATTTAGAAGATGGCGTGCCTGTGAGAACCACTGGCGTGTTCAATCACAATGCCTTGATCGAGATGAATATGGGCGCTTTCAAAAACATAGAAGTAATCAGAGGCCCGGCCTCTTCGCTTTATGGGAGCGAGGCCATCGGTGGAGCTGTCAATTTTATCACCTTGAATCCCACGGCGTCTTTGCTGGCGAAAGCCTCTCTGCAAGCTAATAATCTGGGGTACAAAAGAGGAGACCTTATTTTTTCAGACACTTATGGAAAAGTGGGTGTTTTGGCATCGGTAAACTATGCCGACCGCAAAGACGGTTATCGTGCGCATAGTGACTATGAAAAATTGGCTATGACGCTAAAGGCCACCATGCCACTGAGCGAAAAAGCCTTTTGGTCCAATAGCTTGACTTATGTCAATTATCGGTCAGACATGACGGGTAGTTTGGATAGTGCCAGTTTCTATAATCAGGAATATTCGTCCTTTCAGACCTTTACCGATCGTGCGGTAGATGCGCTACGGTTCAAAAGTGCTTTGGATTATTATTGGGATAGAGGAGCTAAGTCTTCGGCTACACTTTTCTACAGAAACAATTCTGTGAAACAGAACCCGTCTTATAGAATCAAGGACGATTATTCGCCTTGGGGCAACCCTGGTGGAGATCCAAATCTGGCCCACTCCGAGGTAAATGATAATGCTTTTAATAGCTATGGATTAATTCTTCAGCACAAGGAGTTGTTGAACTTTATGAATGCGGCCATAACCGGAGGAGCAAGTTTGGACTATAGTCCGAGTTCGTACGAGGCTAATTACATCAGTATTTACAAAAGTGATGAAGGTGTATATGAGCGTTTTACGCCAACTGATTCTGTGCTGACTAACTACGAAACAAAGTTGATTAATTACGCCGGCTATATGCAATTCGATATAAATCCATTAGATAGATTAAGGTTGACGGCAGCCGTGCGATACGACCGCTTTACTTATGTATATAACAACCACTTGCCGTCTACGGCATTTTCCGGTGCACCTGATGAAACCAATCATTTCAATGCATTCACGCCCAAGTTAGGACTGACATATGATTTCGGTGCTGGATCAGGTATATATGCCAACTACAGTCAGGGTTTTGTACCTCCACAAGTAAGTGAACTGTACAGAGGTGTGCAGGTTCCTACTCTGGAGCCTGCAGTATTCTCCAACTATGAAATTGGCGGTTGGTTTGCCTTGTTTACCAAGGCGTCTCTAGATCTGGCAGTATATCAGCTCAATGGACAAGACGAGATTATCAATGTGCGTCAACCAAGCGGAGACTATGCCAACGAAAATGCTGGCGAGACATCGCACCGTGGGGTGGAATATGGTTTGAACTACCAACCCATCCCATCCTTGCATATTCGAGTCAGTGGTACCAATGCCCAGCATACATTCAAGGATTATGTGGAATCTGGTGTTGACTTTTCTGACAACGAAATGGCTACAGCTCCCTCCTGGATTACGAATGGAGAAATCACTTATCGACCTGGCTTTATCAAAGGTTTCAGAATTGGTGTAGAGTGGCAGCATGTGGACGAGTACTATATGGATGCAGCCAATACAGCGACTTATGAAGGGTTTGATATTTTTCACCTGAGAATGGGCTATGAAATCAAAGGGGTTGAAGCTTGGTTGAACATCATGAATGTTACCGACAAGCTCTACGCTACCAATTCCTCCAAATCTGCTTGGGGTACTAATTATAACCCGGGAGATCCAAGGACATTTAACGTGGGGCTGGCTTATAAATTTCAGAAATAA
- a CDS encoding tRNA1(Val) (adenine(37)-N6)-methyltransferase, with amino-acid sequence MANTYFQFKQFTIHQDQCAMKVSTEACILGAWVSASKPSRILDIGTGTGLLALMLAQRIDAPIDAIELDECAAKQAGQNVKESDWANRITVINKDVFEWLNTTERPYDLIVSNPPFFTNSLKSDTSRKNLAKHDTSKFNKENLAFALKSLLSETGKAYILYPELESQQFKEQVERMGLFYAEALVIRNQTNGSVFRVLSQVSKFKFSCPIEELNIREGSSHSEKFNELLKDYYLKL; translated from the coding sequence ATGGCTAACACCTATTTCCAATTCAAACAATTCACCATCCATCAGGATCAGTGTGCCATGAAGGTGAGTACTGAAGCGTGTATTTTGGGTGCATGGGTATCAGCATCTAAACCCAGTCGAATATTGGATATTGGAACGGGGACAGGTCTATTGGCACTGATGCTTGCTCAGCGAATTGACGCACCAATCGATGCCATAGAGTTGGATGAGTGTGCTGCAAAGCAAGCTGGTCAGAATGTAAAGGAGTCTGATTGGGCGAATCGTATTACAGTCATCAATAAAGATGTTTTCGAATGGCTAAATACCACAGAGCGGCCATATGATTTGATTGTTTCCAATCCACCTTTTTTTACGAATAGCTTAAAGTCGGATACCAGCAGGAAAAACTTGGCTAAACATGATACTTCTAAATTCAACAAGGAAAACCTGGCATTCGCATTGAAATCTTTGCTTTCGGAAACAGGTAAGGCTTATATCCTCTATCCAGAATTGGAGAGTCAGCAGTTCAAAGAACAAGTGGAAAGAATGGGTTTGTTTTATGCTGAGGCATTGGTTATTAGAAATCAAACGAATGGGTCTGTTTTTAGAGTACTTTCTCAGGTTTCTAAATTTAAATTTTCTTGTCCAATAGAAGAATTAAACATTAGGGAAGGAAGTTCTCATTCGGAGAAGTTCAATGAACTACTTAAAGATTATTATTTAAAACTCTAG
- a CDS encoding DUF4199 domain-containing protein yields MESNASTEAIKGGLIVGLISIIISMIIYVVDVAIMVSLTFAFLSFALSIFLYSYLGKKYRNEHLEGFISFGDAFKFIFIAGLIGAILNGVFSIALFNFIDPELPEILTEQVIQDTESRLESFGVPSEDMDEALEKVEKDMAGQFSVGGILKGSWAWALGAAIIGLICGAIIKKKRPEFE; encoded by the coding sequence ATGGAATCTAACGCTAGCACCGAAGCCATCAAAGGCGGACTTATTGTAGGGCTTATCAGCATCATAATATCGATGATTATTTATGTTGTGGATGTAGCTATTATGGTAAGCTTAACTTTTGCATTTCTCTCCTTTGCTCTCTCGATTTTTTTATATTCATATTTAGGAAAAAAATATAGAAATGAACATCTGGAAGGATTTATATCCTTTGGAGATGCATTTAAATTCATTTTCATTGCAGGCTTGATAGGCGCAATCTTAAATGGTGTTTTTTCAATTGCACTATTCAATTTTATTGATCCAGAATTACCAGAAATACTGACAGAACAAGTAATACAAGACACCGAGTCTCGATTAGAAAGTTTTGGAGTACCTTCAGAAGATATGGATGAGGCGCTTGAAAAAGTAGAGAAAGATATGGCAGGTCAATTTTCTGTAGGCGGCATACTGAAAGGTAGTTGGGCCTGGGCATTGGGAGCTGCAATTATTGGATTAATTTGCGGTGCAATCATTAAAAAGAAAAGACCCGAATTTGAATAA
- a CDS encoding class I SAM-dependent methyltransferase: MKKIISFVVRHIPRKYLQLFSHVALKVVALFYRGNKVECPVCDSQFSKFVPYGRVARANALCPNCLALERHRLMWLYLKQKTTFFQPNQEVLHIAPEICFIKRFEEIHGDQYITADLESPLAKVKMDIHEMPFEDNRFDVAFCNHVMEHVADDIQSMKEIHRVLKPGGWAIIQIPIFHPVPEVTFEDDTVTDPKEREKLFGQDDHVRLYGKDYPDRLRKAGFTVVEDNFVNSLSAEEQARYALPKDEVIHLCKKD; the protein is encoded by the coding sequence TTGAAGAAAATCATCAGTTTTGTTGTTCGCCATATCCCGCGAAAATATTTGCAGCTTTTTAGTCATGTAGCACTTAAGGTGGTGGCTCTTTTTTATAGAGGCAACAAAGTAGAGTGCCCAGTATGTGATAGTCAATTTTCTAAGTTTGTGCCTTATGGCAGAGTGGCTAGAGCGAATGCACTTTGCCCCAATTGCCTGGCATTGGAGCGTCACAGGCTGATGTGGCTGTACCTCAAACAAAAGACTACCTTTTTTCAACCCAATCAAGAAGTCCTACACATTGCACCGGAAATCTGTTTTATCAAGCGATTCGAAGAGATCCATGGTGATCAATATATCACAGCAGACTTGGAGTCTCCTTTAGCCAAAGTCAAAATGGATATCCACGAGATGCCATTCGAAGACAATCGATTCGATGTGGCCTTTTGTAACCACGTGATGGAGCATGTCGCAGATGACATCCAATCCATGAAGGAAATCCACAGAGTATTAAAACCTGGTGGCTGGGCTATCATCCAGATTCCAATTTTTCATCCAGTTCCAGAGGTTACTTTTGAAGATGATACTGTTACCGATCCAAAGGAAAGAGAGAAGCTATTCGGACAAGATGATCACGTGAGACTTTACGGCAAGGACTATCCAGACCGATTACGAAAAGCAGGATTTACAGTAGTTGAAGATAATTTTGTTAATTCTTTATCAGCCGAGGAGCAAGCTCGATATGCGTTACCAAAAGATGAAGTGATTCATTTATGTAAAAAAGATTAG
- a CDS encoding sodium-translocating pyrophosphatase, producing the protein MSNLIYVPIVLACLGLVFMLIKMAWVKKQSAGNEKMQEISKNIKEGALAFLSAEYRLLAIFVVAASAALFGISTMVETTSWMIVPAFVVGAIFSAAAGNIGMRIATEANARTTEAARTSLPNALKVSFGGGTVMGLGVAGLAVLGLSLFFLVFTKMFMGAGSFYNDMTMVLEALAGFSLGAESIALFARVGGGIYTKAADVGADLVGKVEAGIPEDDPRNPATIADNVGDNVGDVAGMGADLFGSYVATVLASMVLGNYIIKDMADAGVVLDTFGGMGPILLPIMIAGVGIIASIIGTFLISIKDNSAKEAEVQKALNTGNIVSILLTAVAGWFLIDYMLPDTIIGMKFFGEGTMDIPSRHVFYATLVGLGVGYLISMFTEYYTALGKKPVMDIVQNSSTGAATNIIAGLATGMISTFSSVILFAIAIWGSYELAGFYGVAIAASAMMATTAMQLAIDAFGPIADNAGGVAEMSELPEEVRERTDILDSVGNTTAAVGKGFAIASAALTALALFAAYVTFTGIDGINIFKADVLAALFIGGMIPVVFSALAMKSVGKAAMEMVMEVRRQFKEIPGILEGTGKPDYARCVEISTQAALKEMMLPGALTIITPIIIGFAMGPEALGAYMAGVAVSGVMWAIFQNNAGGAWDNAKKSFEAGVEINGEMTYKGSEAHKAAVTGDTVGDPFKDTSGPSMNILIKLTCLVGLVIAPILGEVYGTGGHASAPQTEQMMGCKHEGACTAKCHSKMDKKECKPGCTKACCAAKEAKKEVKVMLSGEEASTTAIVETKSVVDGKEIVKVDTLTGTKAEVEAQLEELK; encoded by the coding sequence ATGAGTAATTTGATTTACGTGCCAATCGTATTGGCCTGTCTGGGACTTGTTTTCATGCTTATTAAAATGGCATGGGTAAAGAAACAAAGTGCCGGAAATGAGAAGATGCAAGAAATCTCAAAAAACATTAAAGAAGGTGCACTTGCCTTCTTGAGTGCTGAGTATAGACTGTTAGCCATCTTTGTAGTAGCTGCTTCTGCTGCGCTATTTGGTATTTCAACTATGGTTGAAACTACGAGTTGGATGATTGTTCCTGCATTCGTTGTTGGAGCGATATTTTCCGCAGCCGCAGGAAACATTGGAATGCGAATTGCTACCGAAGCCAACGCCAGAACCACTGAAGCTGCTAGAACTAGTTTACCAAATGCATTGAAAGTATCTTTCGGTGGCGGTACAGTAATGGGACTTGGTGTTGCAGGCTTAGCAGTTTTAGGACTTAGTTTATTCTTCTTGGTATTCACCAAGATGTTTATGGGCGCAGGCTCTTTCTACAACGACATGACCATGGTTTTGGAAGCCTTAGCTGGTTTCTCATTAGGTGCTGAATCTATTGCACTATTCGCTAGAGTAGGTGGTGGTATCTACACGAAAGCAGCCGATGTAGGCGCTGATTTAGTAGGTAAAGTAGAAGCAGGTATCCCAGAAGATGATCCAAGAAACCCTGCGACTATTGCTGACAACGTAGGTGATAACGTAGGTGATGTAGCGGGAATGGGAGCCGACCTTTTCGGTTCATACGTAGCGACTGTCCTTGCCTCTATGGTATTGGGTAACTATATCATCAAAGATATGGCTGACGCAGGTGTGGTGCTTGACACTTTTGGAGGTATGGGACCAATCCTATTGCCAATCATGATCGCAGGTGTGGGTATCATAGCTTCTATTATAGGTACATTCTTGATCAGCATCAAAGACAATTCTGCTAAAGAAGCAGAAGTACAAAAAGCATTAAACACAGGAAACATTGTTTCTATTTTATTGACTGCAGTTGCAGGTTGGTTCTTAATTGACTACATGCTTCCTGATACCATTATTGGAATGAAGTTCTTCGGTGAAGGCACTATGGACATTCCTAGCCGTCACGTATTCTATGCTACATTGGTAGGATTAGGTGTTGGCTATTTAATCTCAATGTTCACTGAATACTATACAGCGCTTGGCAAAAAGCCGGTCATGGACATCGTTCAGAATTCATCTACCGGAGCTGCAACCAACATCATTGCTGGTTTGGCTACAGGTATGATTTCTACCTTCTCTTCAGTGATTCTTTTCGCTATCGCGATTTGGGGATCTTATGAATTGGCTGGATTCTACGGAGTAGCAATCGCAGCTTCTGCGATGATGGCTACTACTGCGATGCAGCTGGCCATCGACGCCTTCGGCCCTATCGCGGATAACGCAGGCGGTGTAGCTGAAATGAGTGAACTTCCAGAAGAAGTAAGAGAAAGAACTGATATTTTAGATTCAGTAGGAAACACTACTGCTGCAGTAGGTAAAGGATTTGCGATTGCTTCTGCGGCCTTGACTGCATTAGCACTTTTCGCTGCTTACGTAACTTTCACAGGTATCGATGGTATCAACATTTTCAAAGCTGACGTATTGGCGGCCTTGTTTATTGGAGGTATGATTCCAGTTGTATTCTCTGCTTTGGCTATGAAATCTGTAGGTAAAGCTGCCATGGAAATGGTAATGGAAGTTAGACGTCAGTTCAAAGAAATACCTGGCATCCTAGAAGGAACAGGCAAACCTGACTATGCCAGATGTGTAGAGATCTCAACGCAAGCTGCATTGAAAGAAATGATGTTGCCTGGTGCTTTGACTATCATCACTCCGATCATCATCGGATTTGCAATGGGACCTGAAGCTTTGGGTGCATACATGGCCGGTGTAGCTGTATCTGGTGTAATGTGGGCCATTTTCCAAAACAACGCCGGTGGTGCATGGGACAACGCTAAGAAGTCATTCGAAGCAGGCGTTGAAATTAATGGTGAAATGACTTACAAAGGATCAGAAGCACATAAAGCGGCAGTAACTGGTGATACAGTAGGTGATCCATTCAAAGATACTTCAGGACCTTCTATGAACATCTTGATCAAATTGACTTGTTTAGTAGGACTTGTAATCGCTCCAATCTTAGGTGAAGTATACGGTACTGGCGGACATGCTAGCGCCCCACAGACCGAGCAAATGATGGGTTGTAAGCACGAAGGTGCTTGTACGGCTAAATGTCATTCCAAAATGGATAAGAAGGAATGCAAGCCTGGTTGCACTAAAGCTTGTTGTGCAGCAAAAGAAGCTAAGAAAGAAGTGAAAGTAATGCTATCTGGTGAAGAAGCCAGCACTACGGCAATAGTTGAAACTAAATCAGTAGTTGACGGCAAGGAAATTGTAAAAGTAGATACTTTGACAGGTACTAAAGCTGAAGTAGAAGCTCAACTGGAAGAATTGAAGTAA
- a CDS encoding PepSY domain-containing protein, translating into MKKKQLYIWHRWLSVLCLLPVMMWCFSGLMHPMMAHFFKVSPAQMFLKQQPFEADLAMVSIKDLPLPKGNIQDIRFARIANKPYYQIQVNDEWKYYDWHNGEELEHGDEVYARHLAQYFLGDSTSAISSIEIVEKYTAQYKIINRLLPVYKVAFDREDGIEVYVHTGSARLGTLNDDMRKGFLWVFSMFHNWDFLGDDSNLKRVVVLLFSTLVFITGVMGLVIFFTTKRLSESNARMKPRRRHRKLAVAVSIVLLMFSFSGAYHALQKIEPYNLNGHGPSPLKVNLDDLVNEPLDAMLKVVAPFKQISLKELQDELYYRFEPAQFGSEAIYTSVEGLELLDNGDFAYARERAEAIAGQSFELIEEPVAISKFTRAYGFINKRLPVVQIAFDTPDHLTCFIEPSSGIPGAIVRDKNRAEIVSFLFLHKYHFLDFLGKGLRDTIMSLAALSLVVIALSGLWILIKK; encoded by the coding sequence ATGAAAAAGAAACAACTATATATCTGGCACCGGTGGCTCAGCGTGTTGTGTCTACTGCCAGTGATGATGTGGTGCTTCAGTGGCTTGATGCACCCCATGATGGCTCATTTTTTTAAAGTGAGCCCGGCGCAAATGTTTTTGAAGCAACAGCCATTTGAAGCTGACTTAGCTATGGTATCGATCAAGGATTTGCCGTTGCCGAAAGGCAACATTCAAGATATTCGCTTTGCCAGAATTGCAAATAAGCCCTATTACCAAATTCAGGTGAATGACGAATGGAAATACTATGATTGGCATAATGGGGAAGAGTTGGAACATGGTGATGAAGTTTATGCGCGTCATTTGGCTCAATACTTTTTGGGAGACAGCACGTCCGCTATTTCCTCGATTGAAATAGTAGAAAAGTACACCGCACAATACAAAATTATCAACCGATTGTTGCCCGTTTATAAAGTGGCTTTCGATCGAGAAGACGGCATAGAGGTGTATGTTCATACGGGATCTGCACGCCTCGGCACACTCAACGATGATATGAGAAAAGGCTTCTTGTGGGTCTTTTCAATGTTTCATAATTGGGACTTTCTGGGAGATGATTCTAACTTGAAGCGTGTAGTGGTGTTGCTATTCTCTACTTTGGTATTTATCACTGGGGTGATGGGTTTGGTGATTTTTTTTACGACTAAAAGGCTGTCTGAATCCAATGCGCGTATGAAACCCAGAAGACGCCACCGCAAACTGGCGGTAGCCGTATCGATCGTGTTGCTGATGTTTTCATTTAGTGGTGCTTATCATGCCTTGCAAAAAATTGAGCCTTACAACCTGAATGGACATGGGCCTTCACCTTTAAAGGTGAATCTGGACGATCTGGTCAACGAGCCTTTGGACGCCATGCTAAAAGTTGTAGCACCATTCAAACAGATTTCACTCAAAGAATTGCAAGATGAATTGTACTATAGATTTGAACCAGCTCAATTCGGAAGTGAGGCTATATATACAAGCGTTGAGGGATTGGAATTATTGGATAATGGAGATTTTGCCTATGCCAGAGAAAGGGCTGAGGCTATTGCAGGGCAAAGTTTTGAATTAATTGAAGAACCAGTGGCAATTTCTAAATTCACCAGGGCTTATGGTTTTATCAATAAACGATTGCCAGTAGTGCAGATTGCTTTTGATACACCAGATCACTTAACCTGTTTTATAGAGCCTAGTTCAGGGATTCCTGGAGCCATCGTTCGGGACAAGAACAGAGCGGAGATAGTAAGCTTTTTATTTTTACACAAGTATCATTTTCTGGACTTTCTTGGCAAAGGTCTTCGAGATACGATCATGTCTCTGGCTGCTTTGTCGTTGGTAGTCATCGCCTTGTCTGGGCTATGGATCTTGATTAAGAAGTAA
- a CDS encoding glycosyltransferase family 2 protein gives MTESLDISVVIPLLNEEESLPELHAWIGRVMEEKGFQYEILFVDDGSTDRSWEIISELAEKDAHVKGIKFNRNYGKSAALNTGFKNVSGQVVITMDADLQDSPDEIPSLYDQITKDGYDLVSGWKKKRYDPIMKTIPSKFFNFVARKFSGIKLHDFNCGLKAYKKEVVKSIDVYGEMHRYIPFLAKGQGFAKIGERVVQHQARKYGETKFGLERFIFGFLDLLSISFVSKFKKRPMHFFGSFGTLSFFFGTLITFWIIGRKIFEIQMGLPARDVVDQPLFFLALVAVIIGVQLFLAGFIGEMMTQSSTRKNDYLVSQKIGLKD, from the coding sequence ATGACTGAATCTCTGGACATATCCGTAGTTATTCCACTACTCAACGAAGAAGAATCTTTGCCTGAACTCCATGCTTGGATTGGCCGAGTGATGGAAGAAAAAGGATTTCAGTATGAAATCCTTTTTGTGGATGATGGAAGTACGGACAGGTCCTGGGAAATTATCAGCGAACTCGCAGAAAAAGATGCGCACGTCAAAGGCATAAAATTCAACAGAAACTACGGAAAGTCAGCAGCACTCAATACTGGATTTAAAAATGTAAGTGGCCAAGTTGTAATCACGATGGATGCTGACCTACAAGATAGTCCGGATGAAATACCCAGCCTCTATGACCAAATCACCAAGGACGGATACGATTTGGTCTCAGGTTGGAAAAAGAAGCGCTATGATCCGATTATGAAAACTATCCCTTCGAAGTTTTTCAACTTCGTGGCCAGGAAGTTTTCAGGAATCAAACTACATGACTTCAACTGTGGATTAAAAGCCTACAAAAAAGAGGTAGTCAAGTCAATTGACGTTTATGGTGAAATGCACCGATATATTCCCTTCTTGGCTAAAGGGCAAGGCTTTGCGAAAATAGGTGAGCGCGTAGTACAACATCAAGCTCGAAAATACGGAGAAACTAAGTTTGGCTTGGAGCGATTTATTTTTGGATTTTTAGATCTGCTTTCCATCTCTTTTGTATCGAAATTCAAAAAACGACCGATGCACTTTTTCGGATCGTTCGGGACGCTCTCCTTTTTCTTTGGAACCTTAATCACTTTCTGGATTATTGGTCGAAAAATATTCGAAATACAAATGGGATTACCAGCGCGGGATGTAGTCGATCAGCCGCTATTCTTCTTAGCGCTTGTGGCAGTAATTATTGGTGTCCAGCTCTTCTTGGCCGGCTTTATCGGCGAAATGATGACTCAATCTTCTACACGAAAGAATGATTATCTGGTGAGTCAAAAGATTGGGTTAAAGGACTAA
- a CDS encoding DUF3667 domain-containing protein, with amino-acid sequence MKTCIQCGTSTKEKFCSNCGQKQDIARLTLKSFFSDFFSRVYGLDGAFPRTVIGLFKKPETVALEYIKGVRGKYVGPVGYYFLMFTVLLIIINVLGFEVADYFPKTEEISDSIIEETGNKQSEAAKALGREIKEKVYNNIQYISFLLAPFLGLWGNVWFRKSKFNLLESSVFAFFVLGQAIIFNMIGFFVFAATGFKNLIVVNFIEMIYCTTAISLFYTSKISFKSIMRSLAAFILSYLSFILFTIISITIIVIVRFLIA; translated from the coding sequence ATGAAAACATGTATCCAATGCGGGACATCAACCAAAGAGAAGTTCTGCTCCAACTGTGGACAAAAACAGGATATAGCCAGACTTACCCTTAAGTCTTTCTTTAGTGATTTTTTTAGTCGCGTTTATGGACTTGACGGGGCTTTTCCCAGGACAGTGATTGGACTATTCAAAAAACCCGAAACAGTAGCACTTGAATATATAAAAGGCGTTCGCGGGAAGTATGTAGGCCCAGTCGGCTATTATTTTTTAATGTTCACTGTTCTCTTGATTATTATCAATGTTTTGGGCTTTGAAGTTGCAGATTACTTTCCCAAAACAGAAGAGATTTCAGATTCTATCATTGAAGAAACAGGCAATAAGCAGTCTGAAGCAGCCAAGGCATTAGGCAGAGAAATTAAAGAAAAGGTCTATAATAATATACAATATATATCCTTTCTTCTGGCTCCATTTTTAGGTTTATGGGGCAATGTTTGGTTTAGAAAATCTAAGTTTAATTTACTTGAAAGTAGCGTTTTTGCATTTTTTGTACTTGGACAAGCAATCATTTTTAATATGATTGGTTTTTTTGTGTTTGCAGCTACAGGATTCAAAAACCTTATCGTTGTGAACTTCATTGAAATGATCTACTGTACAACTGCCATCAGCCTGTTTTATACCAGCAAGATAAGCTTCAAGTCAATAATGAGAAGTTTAGCCGCTTTCATTTTGTCTTATCTATCCTTCATATTGTTTACAATAATTTCAATCACAATCATAGTCATAGTGCGATTCCTTATAGCCTAG